In the genome of Deinococcus deserti VCD115, one region contains:
- a CDS encoding MFS transporter encodes MHLPLSHLNAVYRAYPSQFWVLWVGTLINRLGEFVVPLLGFYLVSSLGMSTVQVSLVLSVLGVGRFVAEGLGGTLSDRLGTGATMILALSGGAVMLLGLSTATSFPGVLLGTLLFSLFTALYKPAASSAVAELTTGAQRTRAYNLLYWAINVGASVAPALGGWLSGMSFRLLFYLDAATMAVYALLLGLAHRRTRRPARNKDRKTTLLPRDPLLWSFCLASLLFGMTYQSYKLLALVFAQQGFSAVQYGQALSLNGLIVVLLGLPLGHAISLSNHPRWQAAGALLLGAGFLIHAFAQTFAVHLAAIFVWSVGEVVAYSISKSIIAELGPPEQRGSYIGLVGSMAGLATLLAPLLGGMILARFGAGPLWVSVAGLAFLAALMYWRLEPAVTSRRNRPAPA; translated from the coding sequence GTGCATCTGCCCCTATCCCACCTGAACGCCGTCTACCGGGCTTATCCGTCACAGTTCTGGGTGCTGTGGGTGGGGACGCTGATCAACCGCCTGGGCGAGTTCGTGGTGCCGTTGCTGGGTTTCTATCTCGTGTCGAGCCTGGGCATGAGCACCGTTCAGGTCAGCCTGGTCCTCAGCGTGCTGGGCGTAGGCCGCTTTGTGGCGGAGGGTCTGGGCGGCACGCTCAGCGACCGGCTGGGCACCGGCGCGACCATGATTCTGGCCCTGAGCGGCGGCGCGGTGATGCTGCTCGGCCTCTCGACAGCCACCAGCTTTCCGGGTGTCCTGCTGGGAACGCTGCTGTTCTCGCTGTTCACGGCGCTGTACAAGCCTGCTGCCAGCAGTGCGGTGGCTGAGCTCACAACCGGCGCCCAGCGCACGCGCGCCTATAACCTGCTGTACTGGGCGATCAACGTCGGGGCGTCGGTTGCCCCGGCCCTGGGCGGCTGGCTGTCGGGCATGTCGTTCCGGCTGTTGTTCTACCTGGACGCAGCCACCATGGCCGTGTACGCCCTGCTGCTGGGGCTGGCCCACCGTAGGACAAGGCGGCCCGCCCGAAATAAGGACCGCAAGACGACCCTGCTGCCGCGCGATCCGCTGCTGTGGAGTTTCTGTTTAGCTTCGCTGCTGTTCGGGATGACCTACCAGAGCTACAAGCTGCTGGCGCTGGTGTTCGCGCAGCAGGGCTTCAGTGCCGTTCAGTACGGGCAGGCACTGTCTTTAAACGGCCTCATTGTTGTGCTGCTGGGCCTGCCGCTGGGGCACGCGATCTCGCTGAGCAACCACCCGCGCTGGCAGGCAGCTGGCGCGCTGCTGCTGGGGGCCGGGTTCCTGATTCATGCCTTTGCTCAGACGTTCGCGGTGCACCTGGCCGCCATCTTCGTCTGGTCTGTGGGGGAGGTCGTGGCCTACAGCATCAGCAAAAGCATCATTGCGGAACTGGGCCCGCCTGAACAGCGCGGCAGCTACATCGGGCTGGTGGGCAGCATGGCCGGCCTGGCGACCCTGCTGGCGCCGCTGCTTGGCGGGATGATCCTGGCCCGCTTCGGCGCTGGACCGCTCTGGGTGAGCGTGGCTGGACTGGCCTTCCTGGCAGCGCTGATGTACTGGCGCCTCGAACCGGCCGTAACCAGCAGGCGCAACCGGCCTGCCCCCGCGTAA